CACATCTGAAGAGTTACTGGAGTGTCTACAGAAGGTTGAGGATATTGACTACATCATTAAAAGCCAACAAGAAGGGGTAAGTTTATTATAAGTGGAATAATACAGGAATTTGGCAACGTTCCTGACTGTTTAAATTCACGCATGGGATCAAAGTTCCTTTTGCAGTCCATCTCAATTTAGAtacggtgtggcaggagattctgatACCCACATCTCCCTCCCcagagattcggtcccccataATGTTTAAGGCGAATTGTGTACACATTTCTTTTGATAGCGCCCTATTTTGAAGCATCCCCCTACAGCCCACGATGGGACTGAATCTCCGTTTGACAGAGTTCCCCGGGGACAGTAGCATATCCGTACAGATACTTTCTTGGTTTCCTCAAAGACGGTGAGAACTACTCATACTTCCAGGACTTTAGGAGGCGGCAGACTTGTTTTCCAGATTTAAATGCATTGTTTTCGAAACTgtgaaaacaatgatccacttTCTTTCATCGTCCCAAAAGTGTTCTATCTTACGTCTCACCTCAACACTGTGTCAAAGTTGTcctaaatttaacaaaatacgCCTTTTTTCATATGATTTCAGCTAGCTGAGGAGTTCGGAACTCAAAGTATGTTGCTGACGCCGGTTGTTGACGGTAACTTTCTCCCGGGCAAACCAGCTGAACTTTACGCAAAGGGCGCCATCGGCGATGCAGTGTCAATCATGGGTTCAAATGCCGATGAAGGAATGGGGGTCTTAATGATGATTTTTCCCAACAATACTGATGATGAGGCACCGTTTATCAACAGCACCACTTACGATGCTTTCTATCCGGTGTTTGGATCGATGATTAGCACGGAGCCCATAGTGACAGATGCAGTCAAGTTGATGTACACAGATCCAACTTGCACGGATGGACCGGGTTGCAACTACGTGGAGGCACTTTCGCAGATGGGCGGTGATTCTATGTTCGTCTGCCCCGCCGACAAAACGGCACGGGCTTACACACAAGCCGGGCGTAAGGTGTACCGCTATTTCATGACCCACGACTCAACTACGAAAATAATTGGTCCACCATGGTCAAAAGCTAATCACGGGGAAGATTTATCGTTTGTCTTCGGTCTTCCACTGGTACCTTCAGACGACTTCAAAACCACTGAAGACGAAGTTCGCATGTCGATCCAAACAATCAAATACTGGTCCAATTTGGCAAAGACGGGGTAAGTTATAATTTAATGTTGACAATTTAAACATGgctgattatttttgttttcctttcaagtCCTTCAATTATTAGAATGAGTTAGCAAATGTCAGTGCTTCAACTGTTCTCTGTAAATGCGCATGCTCCGAACCACGTACCATGGACCTTTTCGcaaaataccattgcgcaagcgcagactgttgaatggggtgcattgtgggatagctaaGGATCAGATTTTGATCACCAGCTAAACCACAATGCACCTATAACCAAGCTGTACACGCGCGCCcagtatttgcaaaaaggtcttTAATAATACCTGaaagtctactgccacctatCGTTCAAAAGTGCCTCATTGCAATGCATCAAACGTCTTTATTTTATATACTTTTACCTTTGTGCCAGCAACCCGAACCTGTCTTCTCTGGATGCTGAACTCACAGACGAAGAGAAAAAGACAGAGTGGCCGTTGTTCACCGTTGAGGGACTTGAGTACAAAGATCTAACCCCGGACATGCTGAATGGGCGTGGCATCAAGGCCAGGGAATGTCGTTTTTGGAACGAGTTCGTTCCTCAACTTATCAAAACAGCTGGTAAGTTGTGTATTTCAAGATAAAGTATTGTAAATACTAGTTTTGAAAGTGATTCCATGGCGCATTACAGTTCCTTGAGGTACGTTCGTAACTTAAAGAGTAAAAACCAACGAATGTGCTATTTGTAAAGTTGTAGGAAAGCTGTTTTATAGACAGCCACTTTGCTCATTTCTCTTCTTAGTATAAGAACTTTGATTCTTTACAGAGGATGCAAAGAAGTGCAAAGAGAGCAGCTCAAGAGAGACTCAAGACGGCAGCTCCGACAGCGAGACGTGCACAAAAGACAAGTGTCCTGAGGTCCCAGAAGAATAGTTAAAAACACAAGCCAATACGGAGTCCTGGAAATGACTTTCGATTTGTTGACGTTAGACTCATTGACTTTAGATACAATACAAATCGGGTGGCATTTCTGGAGCTCCGTATCAATCGTTTTTAAATCGGCCAATCCTTTTCAACCCAAAGCATACACAATTTCTGCACATTGTAATAACTTATTCCGTCCGAAATTGTTTTGAGGTAACACAATTATTTCGAGGGAAGGAAGTAGTATTTTgatattcaatatttgtttaccgGTCCGTATAATGTATACGATCTTTCTGCACACTTGTACATGGTGAGGGATTTTCTACATCTTGGAACACTTGAAACATCTGTCTGTGCTATCAGATGTAATGATTGGGGATTTTTGTCAATGGTAAGGCATACTATATTAAAGATATGCTGCTGTGAAGAGAAATTTGAACCTCAGTATTCGCTAAATGGAGCTTCGACTTCAGTGTAACACGtattgtgtttttattcaaatattaatttggttgAAAGTGTCGTTTCCATACCGTGACAATACAGAGTTAGACAATGCTTCTATAAACGTTGCTGTCCACAATTTGAGGCTATACATACAACAAGGCTGACCGTACAAAGGGGCGATTACCCCACAAGGTATAGCATGaccatctgacgtcacacttcgaggctcgtgaataacgccagagacccgCCCTCCAGCCGGCGGGTACGtttacctttgacctacattcatttcacatagggtgcgttcgttcatcttccctgggtcgaccccgcagtgctcactcgggtgagccccttacaagagctaatcgaacgatcacactcgccctctcgtggtgacggcatgtaCCTCAGGttaccccaagtgacccactccacaagccgggcactgggggctgacccgggtgagccccgtcaaagctattggaacgtaccggggcagaccggggtcgacccagtgaagctaaacgaacgcacccagtgagATGATGGAGATAGGCAGTCAAATTCCACGCCAACATTTaacatgcaagtacatgtactgtatacaaCATACGTACGTGGACACAGCGTGCAGtcgaccgaaagtaagctttccatatacGTGTTGATTGGTCATCCGAGGTGACCTCagacaatcaaaacaaacctaGCTACAGTAGCTTTGAGTTGCTCTATGCTTTTTTCACTGCAtctatccaatgatatcattgtatccaatggaatcactggatctgagtagcaggtacctgtctttatccgtgtggataaagacaggggccagtCTACCCACAAGGTAGTAGTCGTataacctgccgctagagggcgtaCTTTTAGTGAAAACGATAAAACACCAGCAATGTCCTGAATCAAGACTACTAATGCAACGTTCAAGAGTAAGATACGCTGACACAATGTTTTGATAGGCAATGCTACTATTTAAACATATTAGCTTGGTAAAAAATAGGCTATGAAGTAAAGTTATGCCAAACAAATCAACTGAGCAAGTGCAGTCATGCGGTTAGTGAATGATGTAGTTATTGAATACATGTAGATAGGACTTTGAAACGGCTAGACACAATACATAGACTACTGACTGCAGCTGGTCtctttttgtttgcattccctTGACCTTTCGGGTAAAAACAACCATGATGGAGGCGAATTTGAGCAGCGTTCTCTTCCTAGCTTGTTGCTTCTTACGAGCCTTCGGTGACGCGTCCCCTTTCGTTACAACGAGCCAGGGTCGGATTGTGGGCACAACGTTGCAATTCCGTCCGGGGGGACGTCCGGAGTTTCACAGGGCTGTAGACGCCTACCTCGGTATACCGTACGCCGAGCCGCCCGTCGGTCCGCTACGTCTCAAACCTCCGGTAGC
This genomic stretch from Asterias amurensis chromosome 9, ASM3211899v1 harbors:
- the LOC139941731 gene encoding cholinesterase-like; protein product: MVLFCIPLTIRINTFMMEASLSSALFLACCFVRAFGDDSPFVTTSQGRIVGTTLQFRPEGRPEFHGAIDAYLGIPYAEPPVGTLRLRPPVAKSWSGELQATKLGNPCPQSEINIGKLLSNGSLTEDCLVLDVFVPQQVPSDAAVLVFIHGGGYVIGQGTFMELLPTPTAVIGDVIVVTMNYRLGALGFLSTDDDVIPGNFGLLDQQLALKWVRNNIQAFGGDPERVAIFGESAGSASVNLQMLSPGSAGLFRGAIMESGDVFSPWATIEAEKARKVAFALGKLLGCERDTSEELLECLQKVEDIDYIIKSQQEGLAEEFGTQSMLLTPVVDGNFLPGKPAELYAKGAIGDAVSIMGSNADEGMGVLMMIFPNNTDDEAPFINSTTYDAFYPVFGSMISTEPIVTDAVKLMYTDPTCTDGPGCNYVEALSQMGGDSMFVCPADKTARAYTQAGRKVYRYFMTHDSTTKIIGPPWSKANHGEDLSFVFGLPLVPSDDFKTTEDEVRMSIQTIKYWSNLAKTGNPNLSSLDAELTDEEKKTEWPLFTVEGLEYKDLTPDMLNGRGIKARECRFWNEFVPQLIKTAEDAKKCKESSSRETQDGSSDSETCTKDKCPEVPEE